One Paraburkholderia kururiensis DNA window includes the following coding sequences:
- a CDS encoding carbohydrate ABC transporter permease, with amino-acid sequence MYPLPVEKWKPVNRGLYKLTLPVALVIWLLPMIAVLVTSVRSSEELSEGNYWGWPKHITLLDNYREALTTSPMLHYFWNSVLITVPAAVGAIALAAMAGFALATYRFRGNTALFATFVAGNFVPIQVLMIPVRDLSLALGVFNTVQGLILFHTAFQTGFCTLFLRNFIKQLPFELIEAARIEGAGEWTVFFRIVLPLIRPALAALGILVFTFVWNDYFWALCLTQGDDAAPITVGVAALKGQWTTAWNLVSAGSVLAALPSVAMFFAMQKHFVAGLTFGATKG; translated from the coding sequence ATGTATCCGCTGCCCGTCGAGAAATGGAAGCCCGTCAATCGCGGCCTCTACAAGCTCACGCTGCCCGTTGCGCTCGTCATCTGGCTCTTGCCGATGATCGCGGTGCTCGTCACTTCCGTGCGTTCTTCCGAGGAACTCAGCGAAGGCAACTACTGGGGGTGGCCGAAGCACATCACGCTGCTCGACAACTATCGTGAAGCGCTGACCACGTCGCCGATGCTTCACTACTTCTGGAACAGCGTGCTCATCACGGTGCCGGCGGCCGTGGGCGCCATCGCACTGGCCGCGATGGCGGGCTTCGCGCTGGCCACCTATCGCTTTCGCGGCAACACGGCGCTCTTCGCAACCTTCGTTGCGGGCAACTTCGTGCCCATCCAGGTGCTGATGATTCCGGTGCGCGACCTGTCGCTCGCGTTGGGCGTCTTCAACACCGTGCAGGGCTTGATCCTCTTTCACACGGCATTTCAGACCGGCTTCTGCACGCTGTTCCTGCGCAACTTCATCAAGCAGTTGCCGTTCGAGCTGATCGAGGCGGCGCGCATCGAGGGCGCGGGCGAGTGGACGGTGTTCTTTCGCATCGTGCTGCCGCTGATCCGGCCCGCGCTCGCGGCGCTCGGCATTCTCGTCTTCACGTTCGTCTGGAACGACTACTTCTGGGCGCTCTGCCTCACGCAGGGCGACGACGCAGCGCCCATCACGGTCGGCGTGGCCGCGCTCAAGGGCCAATGGACGACGGCCTGGAACCTCGTGTCGGCGGGCTCGGTGCTCGCGGCGCTGCCTTCGGTAGCGATGTTCTTCGCCATGCAGAAGCACTTCGTGGCGGGGCTCACGTTTGGGGCGACGAAGGGGTAG